CCCGGCGAAAAGGCTTGGCAACTGGTCGATACCGCCGGGTGCCGCGGGCTGGAGCTGGGCGGGGCGCAGGTCAGCGAGAAGCACACCAATTTCCTCATCAACACCGGTACGGCGACCAGCAAGGATATCGAGGCGCTGGGCGAGGAAGTCCGCCGCCGCGTCTATGCCGAGACGGGCATCGCGCTCGAATGGGAAATTCAGCGCGTGGGGCGTGCCTGACATGACGACTGCAATTCTCGACCGCAAACTTCACGTCGCCGTTCTGATGGGCGGCTGGGCGAACGAGCGCGAGGTCTCGCTGATGAGCGGCAATGGCGTCGCCGACGCGCTGGAGGAACGCGGCCATCGCGTGACCCGGATCGACATGGACCGCCAGGTCGCCGCGCGCATCGCCGAGGCCGCGCCCGATGTCGTCTTCAACGCGCTTCACGGCGTGCCGGGCGAGGATGGAAGCGTGCAGGGGATGCTGAACCTGATGGGCATGCCCTACACCCATTCGGGCCTCGCGACCTCCGTCATCGCGATCGACAAGCAGCTGACCAAGCAAGCGCTCGTCCCTGCCGGCGTTCCCATGCCCGGCGGGCGGATCGTCCGCTCGACGGAACTGTTCGAGAAGGACCCGCTGCCCCGGCCCTATGTGGTGAAGCCGGTGAACGAAGGCAGCTCGGTCGGCGTAGCCATCGTCACCGACGAGAGCAATTACGGCAATCCCATTGCCCGCGGTTCCGCCGGACCCTGGCAGGATTTCGACGAACTGCTCGCCGAACCCTTTATCCGCGGACGCGAACTCACCACGGCGGTGATCGACGGGGCGGAGGGCGCTCGCGCGCTGATGGTCACCGAACTGATCATCGAAAGCGGCTTCTACGATTTCGAGCACAAATACACCGAGGGGCGCACCACTCATGTCTGCCCGGCGGACATTCCCGACCGCATCCGCGACCTCTGCCTTGGATACGCGTTGAAGGCCCACACCGTGCTCGGTTGCAGGGGCACCAGCCGGACCGACTTCCGCTGGGACGACGAGCGCGGAGAAGCGGGGCTGTTCGTGCTCGAGACGAACACGCAGCCGGGCATGACCCCGCTCAGTCTCGTACCCGAACAGGCGAGGGCCGGCGGCATGGAATATGGCGCACTGGTCGAGACAATCATTGCCGCTGCCCTGCGCGACCATGCGCGGTCGCAAGTGCAGGCGGGGTTGGAGAACCGCGATGGCTAAGGTCAAGCGCTCCGCCCCCGGTGTGCGCCGCTCCGCCGCCACGCGCAGTCGCAACCAGAAGGCGCGGGCGGCGCGCAAGCACACCGCATCCGCGTTCGACCGCTTTCTGGCGACGCTGCCCTTCACCGACGAGCAGCTGCACCGCATCTTCCTGTTCCTGATCATCGGCACGGCATTGGCTGCGGTCTGGTTCGTCGCCAGCCTCGCCGGGCTGCCCGCGCTGGCGCATGAACGCATGGCGCATTCGGCGGCCGAAGCGGGCTTTGAGGTTCGCCGGGTCAAGGTCACCGGCGTCGAGCGGATGAACGAGTTGCAGGTCTACGAGCGCGCGCTGGCCGAGCGCGAGCGGCCGATGGCGCTGGTCGATCTGGAAGCCCTCCGCACGCGCCTGCTGGACCTCAGCTGGGTCCGCGATGCGCGCGTATCACGCCAGCTTCCCGACACGCTGATCATCGACATCGTGGAGCGCCAGGAACACGCGGTCCTCGCCAGACCCGATCGGCTGATGCTGGTCGATGCGACGGGGCACGAGCTCGAGCCGGTGTCCTCTGCCAACGCCAAGGGCAAGCTGCTGATCAGCGGGCCGGGCGCGAAGAAACAAGTCGCGGAACTCGACGGCCTGCTCGATGCTGCGCCCGCGCTCAAACCGCAGGTGGCCGAGGCCGAATGGGTCGGCAATCGCCGCTGGAACCTCACCTTCAAAACCGGCCAGATGCTTGCCCTGCCGGAAGAGAATTCCTCCGCCGCGCTGGTGCGTTTCGCCAAGCTCGACGGGATGCATCGCCTGCTGGGCGGCAAGGTGGTGGCGGTCGATATGAGAGTGCAGGGTCAGGCAGCGTTCCGTTGCAGCGGCGGGCCCTGCAATCAGAACTCGCTCGCCTCCGCCGCGCCCGCGAACCCCTGATGGGCGATACCCGGATCCTGCGCGTCTTCGGTGCCGTCAATATCGGCTCCTTCCGGGTATCGGCGATGATCGTCGGTCAGGACGATACCGGCGCGATGCGCGTGCTGGGCTCCGCCCACCGGATGAGCGAGGGCGTCAAGCGCGGCTACATCACCGACATGCGCGCCGCGAGCCACGCCATTCGGCAGGTGGTCGAGAAGGCCGAGCGCGAGGCGGGGACGTCGGTTTCCAGCGTCTGGCTCGGCTGTTCGGGCGCGGGTCTCGCCAGCAAACTCGCCAGCGTCGAGATCGCGATCGGCGGACGGCGGATCGAGGAGGCCGATATCGAGCATCTCCTCTACGCCGCGCGCGATCACATCCAGCCCGACGGGCGCATGGTCCTCCACGCGCAGCCGGCGCACTACACGCTCGACGGCGCGCATGGCGTGGCCGATCCCAAGGGCCTCCATGCCGAGGCGCTGGGCGTCGATATCCACGTGACGCTGGCCGATGGCGCGCCCGTGCGCAATCTGATCGAGGCGGTGCAGGGCGCCCATCTCGATGTCGAGGCGGTCGTCGCGAGCCCGCTCGCCAGCGCCTATGCCTGCCTCAGCCGCGAGGAGCGCGAATTGGGCGTCGCGCTGATCGAGATCGGCGCGGAGGTCACCAACGCTTCGGTATTCGCCGCCAATATGCTGCTGGGGCTGAAATCGATTCCGATCGGTTCGAACGACATCACCGATGCGATCGCCTCGACGCTCGGCATTCGTCGGGGCCAGGCCGAGCGGCTGAAATGCGTCTCCGGGTCGGCGATTGCCGCCCCCAGCGACCGGCGCGAGATGATCCCGGTCCACGGCCCCGGCGAGACGCCCGACGGGCGGCTGGCCCGTGGCGCGGACGAGCACAATCGCATCCCGCGCGCCGAACTGGTGGGCGTGGTCACCGACCGCCTCTCCTACCTGTCGAGCGAGGTCGGCAAGGCCCTCAAGTCGATGGGCTTCGGTGGACCGCAATCGGGACAGGTGGTGCTGACGGGCGGCGGGGCGGAGCTTCACGGTATCGCCGATTACATGCAGGTTGCGCTTGGCCGACCGGTGCGGATCGGCAAGGCGGCGGACCTGTCGGGCCTGCCCGAGGCGCATGCCACCCCCGGTTTCGCGACGCTGGCCGGCCTGTGTCTCTATGCGGCGGATGATCCGGTGGACATCCGATCGATCGGACCGGGCGACTCCGAACCCCACGGATACGGCACCGGTGCGATCATCGCGCGCGTGATGCGTGCCGTCCGGCACTATTTCTGAACGGTTCGGCGACGTGCTGAAGAGAGGCCAGCCCTTTGTGGATAAGGCAAAAAGGTCTTTGCCAGCGCGATTCGGTTTGTGGCAGGAGGCCACGATGGCATTCGTGCGACCAATTTCTCATTCCAGTTTCAATACCAGCTCCATCGGGGGACAGTGATTCCATGAGCATCAATATCGGACCGGCCTCCTCTGACGATCTGCGTCCCAAGATTACCGTAATCGGCGTCGGCGGCGCGGGCGGCAACGCCATCGCCAACATGATGGAAGCCGAGATCGAGGGTGTCGACTTCATCGTCGCCAACACCGACGCTCAGGCGCTGACCAATGCTTCGGCCGAACGCCGCATCCAGCTCGGCCCCGATATCACCGGCGGCCTCGGCGCAGGCGCGCGGCCCGAAGTAGGCAAGGCTGCGGCGGAAGAGACGGTCGAGGAGATCGAGCACGCGCTGGAAGGCGTGAACATGTGCTTCATCGCTGCCGGCATGGGCGGCGGCACGGGCACCGGTGCCGCGCCGGTGATCGCCGAGGCCGCGCGCAAGAAGGGCGTGCTGACCGTCGGCGTGGTGACCAAGCCGTTCCTGTTCGAAGGCACGCGCCGGATGCGCGCGGCCGAGGCGGGGATCGAGGAGTTGCAGAAGCACGTCGACACGCTGATCGTCATTCCCAACCAGAACCTGTTTCTGGTCGCCAAGGCGGAGACGACCTTCAAGGAAGCCTTCATGCTCGCCGATGAGGTGTTGCAGCAAGGCGTCCGCTCGATCACCGACTTGATGGTGATGCCGGGTCTCATCAATCTCGACTTCGCTGACGTGCGTTCGGTGATGAGCGAGATGGGCAAGGCGATGATGGGCACGGGCGAGGGCGAAGGCGAGAACCGCGCGCTCGAAGCGGCCGAACGCGCCATCGCCAATCCGCTGCTCGACGGCGTCAGCATGGCCGGCGCCAAGGGCGTAATCATCTCGATCATCGGCGGCGAAGACATGAAGCTGCTCGAGGTGGACGAGGCGGCCAACCACATCCGCGAACTGGTGGACGAGGATGCGAACATCATCTGGGGCTCGGCGTTCAACCCCGATCTCGACGGCAAAATCCGCGTCTCGGTGGTCGCAACGGGAATCGACACGAGCGGCGAACCGGCGATCATGCCGCAGACCTCGTTCGTGCGCACCGAGGCTCGCCCGCCGAAGCGGCCGACATTCGACTTGCCGCGCGAAAGCGAGGTCGAGGATGCGCCGTTCGAGTTGAACGAAGGCCTGTCTGCAGATCCCTCACCGCAAGGCAATGCGCCGGACGCGGACGACATGATGGAGCTGGGCGAGGACGACGTCGCGCAGGACGACTATTCCGCAGATTACGCGACGCCTGAGCCGAGCCGCGGGTCCGGCTTCTCGCGCTTTGAAGCCAATAGTGACGATGAGGACGATCTCGACGATGTCGACGATATCGTCGATCCGCTAGCCGGTCTGCGCAACGAACACACGGAACGCTTCGACCGGGCGATCGACGATGCCGGCATGACGCCACCTGCCGACGATGCGGCTCATTCCGATGCAGGTCGCAGTCGCGGCTTTGCCGAAGACAGCCGACGCGAACGCGAAGCGCCCTCGCGCAAGCGCGACGATCAGGCCGGCAAGCGGAACAATCAGGACGAATTGCAGCTCGGCTCTGACCAGTATTCGGATTCCGAATCCGGATCGCTCGCCTCCCGCCAGCGCAAGCACCCGCTCTTTCCCGATCAGGGCTCCGATCGCGACGACCGCGATGTCGCCGGAAACGAGAGAGGTGGTGCGGGCGCGCGGTCTGCCGGCGGCGCCCCCCAGCGTTCCGGCGGATCTCAGGGCAGCACGCTGTTCGAACGCATGGCCAATCTGTCGCGCGGCTCGACATCGCGCAGCAGGGACGAAGACGAGGACGACAGCGACGACGATGGCGGCTCGGCGCTGAACATCCCGCGCTTTCTCGGACGCCAGAACAATCAGTAAGGCCGCATTCAAGGTCGATCGGCAATGGGAGAGGGAATGACGCTGTCGCGCTTTTCGATCCGCTCGGCCAGGCTGCTCACGCTCGGCGCCGCACTGGGTCTGCCCACTATCGCGGCGCCGGCCGCTGCTCAGCGCGAGATCGTCCAGGCTCTTCCGCGAGCTGAGGCCGACGATCTCAATTCCGCACTGCGCCGGCTGTCGGCCAATCCGGTCGATCTAGACGCGCTTCTTCAGGCCGGAGGGGCTGCGCTGGCCCTTCGCGACATTGCTGCCGCCGAGGGGTTTTATTCGCGCGCGCGCGAAGTCGCGCCGAACAACGGTTACGTCAAGCTGGGGCTCGCCCGGTTGCGGCTGGAGAGACAGGATCCGACCGCGGCGCTCCGGCTTTTCGACGAGGCCGAGCGGGCAGGGGTGCCAGGTTCGGCAATGGCGGCCGAACGTGCTTTCGCCTACGATCTCGTGGGCGACCAGACGCGCGCCCAGGCGGCCTATCGCACCGCGCTGGCCGCGCGCGAGGATGACGAGATCCGTCGCCGCCTGGCGCTGAGTCTCGCGATTTCGGGACGGCGGCAGGCGTTCGAGGATACGATCCTTCCATTGCTCAATGCCAACGATCGGGCAGCCTTCCGCACCCGTGCCTTCGGTCTCGCCATTCTGGGCGAGGAGCAGCAGGCGGTGGTCATCGCCGAGACCATGCTGCCGACCGATCTGGCCCTGCGCCTCACGCCATATCTGCGCTACATGCCGCGTCTTACTGCGGCGCAGCAGGCTGCCGCCGCCAATCTGGGTGTCTTTCCGCCGGCGGACGAGATCGGGCGCGACGATGCGGCGATCGCCGGCTACGCGGCGCAGGGTCAGCGGATCGCGCGCAGTGCGGACGCATCGCTGACACCGAGCGGACAACCCTTCGCCAGGCCCGCCGCGTCCGCAAGCGCGCCTTCGCGAGCCGCGTCGACAGAGCCGACCTTCCCGGCGGAAAGTCGAGGCGAATTGCCGCCTCGCCCTGCTGACGCGGTTGGCAATGACGAACCGCCGCAACTGGAAACCCGAATGGCCGGGAGCGACGGTGACGCAGATTCGTCCCCACCTCTGGCAAGCCAGCCTGCGCTCGTCGCGTCCTCGGCTGAACCGTCCATGCCCACGGTGATCCTGCCCGACGAAGGGCCCAATACGCTCGCGATGGCCTCGACGACTCCCTCTGAAACGCAGGCCGCGCGGATCGAGACTGTCGAAGTTGAGCCCTCAACGCCGCCGACTGCACCGGTGGCCCATCAGCAGCAGGAGCCGGCCAGCGTGGCCGACGCTTTCGCCGATCTCCGGCTCGCTCCGGCCGGCTCTCCCACCCGGATCGCCGATGCGGTCGACATCACCGCGATTACCCCACCGCGCGAGGTCGTGCGTGCAGAGCCTGCCGCTCCGGTGCATCCCGCCCGCCATTGGGTTCAGGTGGCCACCGGACGCGATCTTGCGGCACTCAAGTTCGATTGGCGGCGCATTTCGCGCGGCGCCGAAGGCGAGCTGGACGGGAAGGGACCCTTCACCGCGCCGTGGGGGGAAGCCAATCGCCTTCTCGCCGGCCCCTATCCGACGCCCGCTGCGGCGCGCGCCAAAGTGACCGCGCTGAAGACAATGGACATAGATTCCTTCCCCTTCACCAGCGAAGAGGGTGAGGCGATCGCACCGCTCGACTGAGGCCGGCGCCCGCCAGCTTGTGCACAGGCTTTGAACAGGCAATCGGGCGCGCCCCGCGGTTCTCCCCAGAAGCGAGCGGGGCGCTCATTGCCAAGGCGCCGGGCGTTTCGGCATTCGGTCGAGCGATGGATCGGCCGGGAAAACCAAGATGAGAACACTCGAGCGAACATTCGAGGCCGATGGCGCCGCGGCGCCGATTACCATGCTCGAAGCGCTGTTTCGCGCTCATGGATGGCCCTGTTCCACGGATGGGAACGAGTTGACCGGCGAGATCCAGGGAAGCTGGACGCAATATCAGGTCAAGGGCATCTGGCGCAGCGAGGACAATGTCCTGCAGCTGCTCTGCCTGCCCGACATCCGCGTGGCGAAGGACCGCCTCGGTGCGGCTTTCGAACTTCTTTCTCTGGTGAACGAGCAGGTCTGGCTCGGCCATTTCGACATCTGGTCGCGGGGCGGCGTGCTGCTCTACCGCAACGCCAACATGCTCGGCGAGGACGGGTTGTTGAGCCTGCCGCAATCGCGGGCGCTGGTCGATATCGCGGTCGAGGAATGCGATCGCTTCTACCCTGCCTTCCAGTTTGTCCTCTGGGGCGGCAAGGATCCGCAGGCGGCGCTCGAGGCCGCCATGGTCGATGCCGCCGGAGAGGCATGAGAGCTTCGCTGCGATGCTCCGACCCCGTAAAATATGGCGCCATTAGCAGGCGGGAATGGTTAATTCGCGGGCGTCGGAAACTTGCCGGTTTTCCTTGAAAAACCCACCGTGATTGCCGATATTGCTTCCAGTGCGGAGGGTCGTCCTACCGCTTTTGGGAGTTTGACACGAAATGGCCAATTGGAACGACACGAGGCAGCAGCAGCGCACCGGCTTCGGCTCCGTGCCGCGCGCCGGCGATGCCGTTGCCCGGGGCGAGACTTTCGACGCAGGTCTGCGCAAGCACATGCTGTCGATCTACAACTACATGACATCGGGCGTGCTGCTGACCGGCATCGTCGCCTTGCTGACCTACCAGACCGGGCTGGCATACAGTTTCGCCAGCGGTCCGCTGATGTGGATCGTGGCGCTGTCGCCGCTCGCCTTCGTGCTGGCGATGAGCTTCGGCCTGAACAAGATGAGCCGCGGCACGCTTCAGCTACTCTTCTGGGGCTTCGCCACGGTGATGGGCCTGTCGCTGTCGACAATCTTCCTGCGTTTCACGGGTGAGAGCATCGCGGCCACCTTCTTCGCCACCGCCGGCGCCTTCGCGGGTCTCAGCCTGTTCGGCTACACGACCAAGAAGAACCTTCAGGGCATGGGCACCTTCCTGGTGATGGGCGTTGTCGGCCTGCTGATCGCGATGGTGATCAACATGTTCCTTGGCTCCAGCACGCTGGCGATGGCGATCAGCTTCCTCGGCGTCTTGATCTTCGCGGGCCTTACCGCCTACGATACGCAGCGTCTGAAGCGTGAATACGAGTATCTGCGCGGGACCGAGTTCGCTGGCAAGGCGATCATCATGGGTGCGTTGAGCCTGTATCTCGACTTCATCAACATGTTCATGTTCCTGCTTCAGTTCATGGGCAACCGCGAGTGATCCCCAACGGATAGTCGCACGCAGGATTCGCTTCATCGTGCCCGGGATGCCAATTGCATCCCGGGCATTTTCTTGTGTGTTCCAAGCGGCTATTGCTCCCGCTTCATCCTGGGTCAATCCGCGCGAGGCGATGATCGGCCAGACCGGGTAGAGGGGCGCTATTTCCACATGAACCGTTTTTCCAATTCGATTGTCCGTATCGCCGTGACCGCGGGCGGGGCTGCACTGCTGGGTGCTTGCGCCACGCCGCCGCCCCCGCCGCCCCCGCCGCCGCCTCCGCCGCCGCCGGTCGAGGTCGTTCCCTACCGGCCGCTGCCGCCCGGTGGCGCGTCCTACGTGATGGACATCCCGCGCGTCGGACCAATGGGTGTGCGCCAGACCGTGAATGTCGGGCTAAGCGAGGACGAGAAGGTGTGGCATTTCCGTTCCGCCTGGAACGTCGCCGCGCTGAACTGCCTTTCGCCGCAATATCAGCCGATCCTCGACGCCTACAGCGCCTATATCAAGGATCACGCGCGCGACCTGAAACGGATCAACGACCGCATTGATGGCGTCTATCGCGAGAACTTCAACGTCCGTCGCGAGGCTATCATGGCGCGCGAACTGAAGATGACTTCGGTCTACAATTTCTTTGCGCTTCCGCCGGCCCGTGCGGGCATGTGCCAGACTGCGCTCGATATCTCGAACCGCGCTCTGGCGACGACGGAAATGGACGCGTCGGCCTTCGCGCTCGCGAATTTCCCGCTGTTCGAGCAGCCGTTCGAGAATTTCTTCACTCAGTACGAAACCTACGAGCGTGAGTCGGCCGCCTGGGACGCGCGCTACGGTTCGCGCTACGGGGCTTCGCAGCCCGGCTATGTCGCGGTCCAGCAGGCGCGCAACACCGCCGCGCCGATGGTCGGTGTGAACGATCCCGCGACCACGCTGGCCTATCCTACCGGTACCACCACGACAGTGGTTGATGCCGAGACCGGCGCACCGATCCCGGTGGTTCCCGTGCAGGAAGGCGTCGAATCGCGCCCCGTGGTTCAGCCTATTCCCGCCGATGCGGGTGACAACGACACACCGGGCGGCCAGTAAGACTGTAGCGGGTACCATGCTGAAGGGTCGGCGCGGTCGCGGGGGGCAAGTTTGCTCTTGGCAAGACCGCGTCCCCTTCGCTAAGGGGCGCGCTCGTTTCGCCCGGATCGCCGGGCGGCATTACCTGGAACGGGGCCGTAGCTCAGTTGGGAGAGCGCGTCGTTCGCAATGACGAGGTCAGCGGTTCGATCCCGCTCGGCTCCACCAGGTAGATGACCGGTCGTGAGGCTCCCGCTCCGTTGGCGGAGGCTGCGGGCCGGATCCGACGCCCTCTCATTTTCATTAAAAGGCCGTTCGGGTGCTGGCGCGGGATCGCGTTACGCATTACCTCGCTCCCCATGCATTTTCTCGACCAAGCCAAGATATACCTGAAATCGGGCGGGGGCGGCCCCGGGGCCGTCTCGTTCCGGCGCGAGAAATATATCGAATATGGCGGTCCCGATGGCGGCAATGGCGGCAAGGGCGGCGACATTGTCTTCGAGGCAGTGCAGGGCCTCAACACCCTGATCGATTTTCGCTACGCCCAGCACTTCAAAGCCAAGCGCGGCATGCACGGGCAGGGCAAGAACCAGACCGGCGCCGGGGCGGACGATCTGGTGATCGCGGTCCCGGTCGGCACGCAGATCCTGTCCGAGGACAAAGAAGAGGTGCTCGCCGATTTCACCGAGATCGGCCAGCGCGTGACCTTCCTCGAAGGCGGCATGGGCGGCCGGGGCAATGCGAGCTACAAGACCTCGACCAATCGCGCGCCGCGCCAGCACCAGCCCGGCATTCCGGGCGAAGAGATGTGGGTGTGGCTGCGGCTGAAGCTGCTTGCCGATGTCGGCCTGCTGGGCCTGCCCAATGCGGGCAAAAGCACTTTCATCAACCAGGTCACCAACACGCAGGCGAAGGTGGGCGACTATGCCTTTACCACGCTCGTGCCCAAGCTCGGCGTGGTGCGGCACAAGGGGCGCGAATTCGTGCTCGCGGACATCCCCGGACTGATTTCGGGAGCGGCCGAGGGCAGGGGAATCGGCGACCGTTTCCTCGGCCATATCGAGCGGTGCCGGGTGCTGATCCACCTGATCGACATCGCTGGAGACGATCCGGCCGAAGCGTTTCGAACGGTCAATGCCGAACTCGAAGCCTATGGCGAAGGGCTCGCGGACAAGCCGCAGCTCGTCGCGCTCAACAAGCTCGATCTTGCCGACCGCGAACTGGGCGAGGGTTTCGCCGAGGAGCTTCTCGCCGCCGGTGCGGACAAGGTTTTCCAGGTGTCCGGCGCGACGGGCACGGGGATGGACGCGCTGATGGATGCCGTTCTCGGCTACTTGCCCGATCGCACCGCGACCGAAACCAAGGCAACCGAGGTCGAGGACGAAAGCGAAGTCGAAGGCAGCTGGTCCCCGCTCTGACCATGGCGATTTCCGAGCTTGCCGAAATGCGCGCCGCCCGGCGGTTGGTCGTCAAGGTGGGCTCGGCGCTGCTGGTGGAAAAGGGCGAGCCGCGTGATCGCTGGCTCACCGCGCTGGTCGGCGAGATTGCGGACCTTCGCGAAACCGGAACCGAGATCGTCATCGTCAGCTCGGGCGCCATTGCGTTGGGTGCAGCGCGGCTGAGGCTGCCGCAAGGCGGGCGTGCCAATCTCGCCGATGCGCAGGCGGCGGCATCCGTCGGGCAGGTCGAACTTGCCCGGCTATGGTCGGAGGCGCTGGGCGGGCGCGGTATCACCGCCGCGCAGATGCTCGTGACGCTGGGCGATCTCGAGGACCGGCGGCGCTATCTCAACGCTTCCGCCACGCTCGCGCGGCTGATCGAAGCGGGCGCGGTGCCGGTCGTCAACGAGAATGACAGCGTCGCGACCGAGGAAATCCGCTTCGGCGACAACGACCGGCTGGCGGCCCGCGTGGCGCAGGCGGCCGGGGCCGACGCTGTGATCCTCTTGTCCGATGTCGACGGCCTCTACGATCGCGATCCGCGCATCGAGGGCGCCCGGCGGATCGAACGTGTGGAAGGCGTGACGCCCGAAGTGATGGCGATGGCAAGCGATGCTTCCTCTTCCGGGCTCGGCAGCGGAGGGATGATCGCGAAACTGCAGGCCGCGCGCATTGCCGAACGCGCCGGGATCGCGCTCGCCATCATTGATGGGCGGCGGGAGCGGCCTATGGGGCGAGCGCTTGAAACCGGCGATGGCACGCTGTTTCTCCCTCAGCGCAACGAAGGCGCGCGCAAGGCCTGGCTCGGCGGGCGGATCGCGCCCGTGGGTGTGCTGGTGGCCGATGCCGGTTGCGCCAGAGCGCTGGCCGAGAGCGCGAGCCTTCTCGCCGCCGGCCTGACCGAGGTGGAGGGCGAATTCGCGCGGGGCGATCTGGTGGCGATCCACGGCCCGAAGGGCGAGCGGCTGGGGCAGGGGCTCGTGGAATACAGCGCCGCCGAATGCCGGGCGATCCTGGGCCTGCGCGCGGAGGAGCAGGCGGAAAAACTCGGCTACGCGCCCCGCGCGGCGGTGGTCCACCGCGATCACATGGTGCGCGAATGACGATCGCGATTACCGGCGCCACCGGCTTCGTCGGTCAGGCCGTGCTCGATGTCGGCACTGGTGGGAGGCACGCCATGCGCGCTCTTACCCGCCGTCCGCAAACGCCGCGCGGCGGTGTCGCATGGGTCGAGGGCAGTCTCGACGATGCCACCTCGCTGGCCCGGCTGGTCAAAGGGGCGGATGCGGTGCTGCATATCGCCGGCCTGACCAGCGCAGTGCGCCCCGAGGAATTCGATCGTGTGAACGTCGAGGGTACGGCCCGCGTGATCGACGCCGCGCGCGGCGCTGGAGCGAAACGGCTAATATTCGTCTCCTCGCTGTCGGCGCGAGAACCCGGACTTTCTGTCTATGGCGGCTCCAAGAACCGTGCCGAGGCGCTCGTGAAGGACAGCGCGCTCGACTGGACCATCGTACGCCCTCCCGCGGTTTACGGTCCGCGTGACAGGGAGATGTTTGAGCTGTTCCGTGCGGCGCAATCGGGCATTGTCCCGCTGCCCCCGCGCGGCCGAGCCTCCCTCATCCATGTCGAGGATCTGGCGCGTCTGCTGGTCGCGCTGGCAGGGGCCGGACCGGAAATTTCAGGAACCACGCTCGAGCCGGACGATGGGCGGTCAGGCGGTTACGCGCATAGGGATCTCGCGCAGCTCATCGGCCAAGCCGTCGGTCGCCGCCGTGTGTTCGCCCCGCATCTTCCGAAAGCCCTGCTGATGGCGGCGGCGCGGGCCGATCGGCTGGTGCGCGGGCGCAAGGCAAAGCTGACGCCGGACCGAGCGGGGTACATGGCCCATCCCGACTGGGTCTGCGATCCGGCAAAGGCACCGCCCGCCGCGTTCTGGACGCCTCGCTTGGAGGGGGGGGAAGGAATGGCCGCCACCGCCGCCTGGTATCGCGAGCAGGGCTGGCTCTGATCAGTCCGCGCGTTTCTCGAGGTGAGCGAGCAACCGCTCCAGCTGGTCGCTTTCGCGCAAATGGATGTCGCGCTGGGGGAAAGGAATTTCGATCCCGTGCTCCTTGAACAGCCACCACAGCTTCTTGAGAACCGAACTGCGGACATTGCCGACCCCTTCCTCGGGATCCATGATCCAGCAATGGATGGTGAAATTGACCGAATTGTCGCCGTATTCGTTCATCCAGACCGTGGGCGGCGGTGACTTCAGCACCCGATCGGAAGCCTTCGCGGCTTCCAGCATCAGCGCCTCGGCCTTCTTCATGTCCGCATCGTAGCTGACGCCGACAGGGATCTGCATCCGCACGTTCTTGCTGGAATAGGACCAGTTCTCGACCTGATTAATCATCAGGTTCTCGTTCGGGATCAGATATTCTCGCTGGTCCCGCGTCGTCACCGAAACGGCGCGCACACCGATCTTGCGGATCTGGCCGAAGCTTTCGTTGCCGGCCATGTCGGTCACCGCGATCACGTCGCCCGGCTTGATCGACTTGTCCATCAGCAGGATGATCCCTGCGATCAGATTGCCGAAGGTCTTCTGGAGGCCGAAAC
The genomic region above belongs to Qipengyuania spongiae and contains:
- a CDS encoding D-alanine--D-alanine ligase, with the translated sequence MTTAILDRKLHVAVLMGGWANEREVSLMSGNGVADALEERGHRVTRIDMDRQVAARIAEAAPDVVFNALHGVPGEDGSVQGMLNLMGMPYTHSGLATSVIAIDKQLTKQALVPAGVPMPGGRIVRSTELFEKDPLPRPYVVKPVNEGSSVGVAIVTDESNYGNPIARGSAGPWQDFDELLAEPFIRGRELTTAVIDGAEGARALMVTELIIESGFYDFEHKYTEGRTTHVCPADIPDRIRDLCLGYALKAHTVLGCRGTSRTDFRWDDERGEAGLFVLETNTQPGMTPLSLVPEQARAGGMEYGALVETIIAAALRDHARSQVQAGLENRDG
- a CDS encoding cell division protein FtsQ/DivIB translates to MAKVKRSAPGVRRSAATRSRNQKARAARKHTASAFDRFLATLPFTDEQLHRIFLFLIIGTALAAVWFVASLAGLPALAHERMAHSAAEAGFEVRRVKVTGVERMNELQVYERALAERERPMALVDLEALRTRLLDLSWVRDARVSRQLPDTLIIDIVERQEHAVLARPDRLMLVDATGHELEPVSSANAKGKLLISGPGAKKQVAELDGLLDAAPALKPQVAEAEWVGNRRWNLTFKTGQMLALPEENSSAALVRFAKLDGMHRLLGGKVVAVDMRVQGQAAFRCSGGPCNQNSLASAAPANP
- the ftsA gene encoding cell division protein FtsA, with protein sequence MGDTRILRVFGAVNIGSFRVSAMIVGQDDTGAMRVLGSAHRMSEGVKRGYITDMRAASHAIRQVVEKAEREAGTSVSSVWLGCSGAGLASKLASVEIAIGGRRIEEADIEHLLYAARDHIQPDGRMVLHAQPAHYTLDGAHGVADPKGLHAEALGVDIHVTLADGAPVRNLIEAVQGAHLDVEAVVASPLASAYACLSREERELGVALIEIGAEVTNASVFAANMLLGLKSIPIGSNDITDAIASTLGIRRGQAERLKCVSGSAIAAPSDRREMIPVHGPGETPDGRLARGADEHNRIPRAELVGVVTDRLSYLSSEVGKALKSMGFGGPQSGQVVLTGGGAELHGIADYMQVALGRPVRIGKAADLSGLPEAHATPGFATLAGLCLYAADDPVDIRSIGPGDSEPHGYGTGAIIARVMRAVRHYF
- the ftsZ gene encoding cell division protein FtsZ yields the protein MSINIGPASSDDLRPKITVIGVGGAGGNAIANMMEAEIEGVDFIVANTDAQALTNASAERRIQLGPDITGGLGAGARPEVGKAAAEETVEEIEHALEGVNMCFIAAGMGGGTGTGAAPVIAEAARKKGVLTVGVVTKPFLFEGTRRMRAAEAGIEELQKHVDTLIVIPNQNLFLVAKAETTFKEAFMLADEVLQQGVRSITDLMVMPGLINLDFADVRSVMSEMGKAMMGTGEGEGENRALEAAERAIANPLLDGVSMAGAKGVIISIIGGEDMKLLEVDEAANHIRELVDEDANIIWGSAFNPDLDGKIRVSVVATGIDTSGEPAIMPQTSFVRTEARPPKRPTFDLPRESEVEDAPFELNEGLSADPSPQGNAPDADDMMELGEDDVAQDDYSADYATPEPSRGSGFSRFEANSDDEDDLDDVDDIVDPLAGLRNEHTERFDRAIDDAGMTPPADDAAHSDAGRSRGFAEDSRREREAPSRKRDDQAGKRNNQDELQLGSDQYSDSESGSLASRQRKHPLFPDQGSDRDDRDVAGNERGGAGARSAGGAPQRSGGSQGSTLFERMANLSRGSTSRSRDEDEDDSDDDGGSALNIPRFLGRQNNQ